In one window of Opitutus sp. GAS368 DNA:
- a CDS encoding response regulator transcription factor, translated as MNETALNPAATDERFRVFVVDDHPLVRESLVTLIGRQPDLCVRGQAGDSAAAFAVMSREPVDVVVIDISLPGESGLELIKRLQTLSPAPRILVLSMHDEAFYAERALRAGAMGYVMKQETTDKVIVAIRHILQGKLYVSNGLAAELARKYVGSRAPADPSLTARLSDRELEVFRLLGLGHETKRIAQELKISVKTVQAHCASIKETLGLANLHELIREAVRWMESTGSGKGG; from the coding sequence ATGAATGAAACGGCCTTGAATCCGGCGGCGACGGACGAACGGTTCCGCGTGTTCGTGGTGGACGACCATCCGCTGGTCCGGGAGTCCCTCGTGACCCTGATCGGCCGCCAGCCCGACCTCTGCGTCCGTGGCCAGGCCGGCGACAGTGCCGCGGCCTTCGCCGTGATGTCGCGCGAGCCGGTTGATGTCGTCGTGATCGACATCTCGTTGCCGGGCGAGTCCGGCCTGGAGCTGATCAAGCGCCTGCAGACGCTGTCGCCGGCCCCGCGCATCCTGGTGCTTTCGATGCACGACGAGGCCTTCTATGCGGAACGGGCGCTGCGGGCCGGTGCCATGGGTTATGTGATGAAACAGGAAACGACGGACAAGGTCATCGTGGCCATCCGCCACATCCTGCAGGGGAAGCTTTACGTCAGCAACGGCCTGGCCGCCGAGCTGGCCCGGAAATACGTCGGCAGCCGGGCGCCCGCCGATCCCTCACTCACCGCCCGGCTCAGCGACCGCGAACTGGAGGTTTTCCGGCTGCTCGGGCTCGGCCACGAGACGAAGCGCATCGCCCAGGAATTGAAGATCAGCGTCAAGACCGTCCAGGCCCATTGCGCCAGCATCAAGGAAACGCTGGGCCTGGCCAATCTCCACGAGCTGATCCGGGAGGCGGTGCGCTGGATGGAAAGCACCGGGAGCGGAAAAGGCGGCTGA
- a CDS encoding sensor histidine kinase, whose product MRRQLTLATGVLVALIGLADFRQGTDLSMQVFYFLPVALAVVARGPGFGLGVSVACVAISLGGDIAAGASFPSLVVPAWNAAIALIIYLVLVWLLSSLLHLQHELERRVEQRTAALAGEIAERERLEKSILEISERERRSIGHDLHDGLGQHLTGTAITGQLLAERLQERAAEETPDAFRVVDLVKTAIAQTRHMAKGLLLADIDPEGLPPALAEFCAVTTAQFRVACIFITEEPTVPLPPGNGVASHLLRIAQEAVRNAVRHGGAKRVEVRLHNRDHRLTLMVRDDGSGLPPAAQRSGGLGLRIMAHRAEMIGATFAIERAPAGGTIVQCSLPLP is encoded by the coding sequence TTGCGGCGGCAGCTCACCCTCGCGACCGGTGTCCTGGTGGCCTTGATCGGGCTCGCCGATTTCAGGCAGGGCACGGATCTGTCGATGCAGGTGTTCTATTTTCTGCCCGTGGCACTCGCCGTGGTCGCGCGCGGCCCGGGGTTCGGCCTCGGTGTCTCCGTGGCCTGTGTGGCCATCTCGCTGGGCGGGGACATCGCCGCCGGGGCGAGTTTCCCCTCCCTCGTCGTGCCGGCGTGGAACGCGGCCATCGCCCTGATCATCTACCTCGTGCTGGTCTGGCTGCTTTCCAGCCTGCTCCACCTGCAGCACGAACTGGAACGGCGGGTCGAACAACGCACCGCCGCCCTGGCCGGCGAAATCGCCGAGCGGGAACGCCTGGAGAAAAGCATCCTGGAAATCAGCGAACGGGAACGGCGGAGCATCGGCCATGATCTGCATGACGGACTCGGCCAGCATCTCACCGGCACCGCCATCACGGGCCAGTTGCTGGCGGAACGGCTGCAGGAACGCGCGGCCGAGGAAACCCCCGACGCCTTCCGGGTGGTCGATCTGGTCAAGACCGCGATCGCCCAGACCCGGCACATGGCCAAGGGATTGTTGCTCGCCGACATCGACCCCGAGGGTCTGCCCCCGGCCTTGGCCGAGTTTTGCGCCGTGACCACCGCGCAATTTCGAGTGGCGTGCATTTTCATCACGGAGGAACCGACCGTGCCCCTCCCGCCCGGAAACGGGGTGGCCAGCCACTTGCTGCGCATCGCGCAGGAGGCGGTCCGCAACGCCGTCCGCCACGGCGGGGCCAAGCGCGTTGAGGTGCGGCTGCACAACCGGGATCACCGCCTCACCCTGATGGTGCGGGACGACGGCTCCGGCCTGCCGCCGGCCGCCCAGCGGTCCGGGGGACTGGGATTGCGGATCATGGCGCACCGCGCCGAAATGATCGGGGCCACCTTCGCCATCGAGCGCGCCCCGGCCGGTGGCACCATCGTCCAATGCAGCCTGCCCCTCCCATGA